In Candidatus Berkelbacteria bacterium, one DNA window encodes the following:
- a CDS encoding type II toxin-antitoxin system HicA family toxin: MHPLPAKKLIKILKKHGFELTRQRGNHQILYNSQTGATVPVPIHGGNRPINVGTFMAIVNQSKLPRKVFSD, encoded by the coding sequence ATGCATCCTTTGCCGGCTAAAAAGCTGATCAAGATTTTGAAGAAGCATGGCTTTGAACTAACTCGGCAACGGGGCAATCACCAGATTTTGTATAACTCCCAAACGGGAGCGACCGTACCTGTGCCTATTCACGGCGGCAATCGACCAATCAACGTTGGTACATTTATGGCGATTGTCAACCAATCTAAATTGCCCCGCAAGGTTTTTAGCGATTAA